A single region of the Selenomonas sp. oral taxon 920 genome encodes:
- a CDS encoding NAD(P)-dependent malic enzyme codes for MASKFDAEALELHQRYHGKLAVTPTVPLDTRDDLSRAYTPGVAAPCLAIKENPDKIYDYTTKGNMVAVVTNGTAVLGLGNIGAGAGLPVMEGKSILFKGFAGVDSVPVCVNSQKVEDVVKVCQLIAPTYGGINLEDIKAPQCFDIENELKKTLDIPVFHDDQHGTAIVVVSALLNAYKYLDRDLRAAKIVINGAGAAGQAIARLLFAYGIQTVVLCDTTGAVYEGRNENMNPYKDSLAKVSNRQKEKGSLAQVIKGKDIFIGVSAPGSLTPEMIKSMSPEPVIMAMANPVPEILPDEAKAAGARIVCTGRSDFPNQVNNLLAFPGIFRGALDVRAKEINDEMKIAAANAIASLISESELNETNIIASPLDPRVAPTVAAAVAKAALDTGVARRTDITPEDVAAHTRELLGHAAG; via the coding sequence ATGGCAAGCAAATTTGACGCAGAGGCACTCGAACTTCATCAGCGTTATCACGGCAAACTCGCCGTCACCCCGACCGTCCCCCTCGATACGCGCGATGACCTCAGCCGCGCCTACACCCCGGGCGTCGCGGCGCCGTGCCTCGCCATCAAGGAGAACCCGGACAAGATCTACGACTACACGACCAAGGGCAACATGGTCGCCGTCGTCACCAACGGCACCGCCGTCCTCGGCCTCGGCAACATCGGCGCGGGCGCAGGTCTCCCCGTCATGGAGGGCAAATCCATCCTCTTCAAGGGCTTTGCCGGCGTTGACTCCGTCCCCGTCTGCGTAAACAGCCAGAAAGTCGAGGACGTCGTGAAGGTCTGCCAGCTCATCGCCCCCACCTACGGCGGCATCAACCTTGAGGACATCAAGGCACCCCAGTGTTTTGACATCGAAAACGAGCTGAAGAAGACCCTCGACATCCCCGTTTTCCACGACGACCAGCACGGCACCGCCATCGTCGTTGTCTCCGCTCTCCTCAACGCGTATAAATACCTCGACCGCGACCTGCGCGCGGCGAAGATCGTCATCAACGGCGCGGGTGCGGCGGGACAGGCGATCGCACGCCTCCTCTTTGCCTACGGCATCCAGACCGTCGTCCTCTGCGACACCACCGGTGCCGTCTACGAGGGCCGCAATGAGAACATGAACCCATACAAGGACAGCCTTGCAAAGGTCTCCAACCGCCAGAAGGAAAAGGGCAGCCTCGCACAGGTCATCAAGGGCAAGGACATCTTCATCGGCGTCTCCGCGCCCGGCAGCCTCACCCCCGAGATGATCAAGAGCATGAGCCCGGAGCCCGTCATCATGGCGATGGCGAACCCCGTCCCCGAAATCCTGCCCGACGAAGCAAAGGCGGCGGGCGCGCGCATCGTCTGCACCGGCCGCTCCGACTTCCCGAACCAGGTCAACAACCTCCTCGCCTTCCCCGGCATCTTCCGCGGCGCACTTGACGTGCGTGCCAAGGAGATCAACGACGAGATGAAGATCGCCGCGGCAAACGCGATCGCCTCCCTCATCTCCGAGAGCGAGCTCAACGAGACCAACATCATCGCGAGCCCCCTCGACCCGCGCGTCGCACC